Proteins encoded within one genomic window of Paenarthrobacter sp. JL.01a:
- a CDS encoding PaaX family transcriptional regulator C-terminal domain-containing protein, whose amino-acid sequence MRMFSMFAVPAPPVRHQQLLVTIFGLYGRNAGDALPVSALISMLGSLGYDAPGVRSSVSRLKAKGVLKSVREGGIAKYKISESISDVFREGDRRIFAPEQPAPVDTWVLAVFSVPESLRNRRHQLRSALSGLGFGSVANGVWIAPAHKLDQARDRLTADGLIEYVDLFRSDYVFDGPMRPKISEWWDLKELDEQFTEFLELYSGAEQQWIERVGDDPDVALAESTEDLRRDAFRYYIPMLTMWRKFPYRDPNLPTDYLPPEWHGPAVRRTFQAVHRLAAPLAAAHAHEIIAEALDPAVA is encoded by the coding sequence ATGAGGATGTTTTCGATGTTCGCCGTCCCGGCACCCCCGGTGCGCCACCAGCAACTCCTCGTCACCATCTTCGGCCTCTACGGGCGGAACGCGGGCGATGCGTTGCCGGTTTCGGCACTGATCTCCATGCTGGGTTCCCTGGGCTACGACGCTCCGGGCGTGCGGTCTTCCGTCTCCAGGCTCAAGGCCAAGGGCGTGTTGAAAAGCGTGCGTGAGGGCGGCATCGCCAAGTACAAGATTTCGGAATCCATCAGCGATGTGTTCCGTGAAGGTGACCGGCGGATCTTCGCTCCCGAACAGCCTGCACCGGTGGACACCTGGGTGCTGGCAGTGTTCTCGGTGCCGGAATCGCTGCGCAACCGCAGGCACCAGCTGCGGTCCGCATTGTCCGGTCTGGGGTTCGGCTCCGTGGCCAACGGTGTGTGGATCGCGCCCGCCCACAAGCTGGATCAGGCCCGGGACCGCCTAACTGCGGACGGGCTGATCGAATACGTGGACCTGTTCAGGAGCGACTACGTTTTCGACGGTCCCATGCGCCCGAAGATCTCCGAATGGTGGGACCTCAAGGAACTCGATGAGCAGTTCACCGAGTTCCTTGAGCTGTACTCAGGGGCGGAGCAGCAGTGGATAGAACGGGTGGGTGATGATCCCGACGTCGCCTTGGCTGAGTCCACGGAGGACTTGCGGCGCGACGCTTTCCGCTACTACATCCCCATGCTCACCATGTGGCGCAAGTTTCCGTACCGTGACCCGAACCTTCCAACGGATTACCTGCCGCCGGAATGGCATGGCCCTGCGGTCCGCCGGACCTTCCAAGCCGTTCACCGCTTGGCGGCACCCCTGGCCGCAGCGCACGCGCACGAGATTATCGCCGAGGCGCTGGATCCAGCTGTCGCCTAG
- a CDS encoding acyl-CoA thioesterase: MDTDASGHQHNSAIMRWVEAAEAELFRRLELPDYFPSAPRVQQVINYKAKLWFGQRITATVKVHALGRTSLTLAFEITSDAGEVAAYGTVTTAHVPQGASTAQPWPEHLVRAVSPPRVGT; the protein is encoded by the coding sequence GTGGACACGGACGCATCCGGGCACCAGCACAACTCCGCGATCATGCGCTGGGTGGAGGCGGCGGAAGCTGAACTGTTCCGCCGCCTCGAACTGCCGGACTATTTTCCCAGCGCACCGCGGGTGCAGCAGGTCATCAACTACAAAGCGAAGCTCTGGTTCGGCCAGCGCATTACTGCCACCGTGAAGGTGCACGCGCTGGGCCGGACCTCGCTGACCCTGGCTTTCGAAATAACGTCCGATGCCGGTGAGGTCGCCGCATACGGGACGGTCACCACAGCCCACGTGCCCCAGGGGGCCAGCACAGCACAGCCCTGGCCCGAACATCTGGTCAGGGCTGTCTCGCCCCCGCGAGTTGGCACTTAA